Proteins encoded together in one Coffea arabica cultivar ET-39 chromosome 2c, Coffea Arabica ET-39 HiFi, whole genome shotgun sequence window:
- the LOC113724433 gene encoding uncharacterized protein → MNIQPESSDKTTATTQPEVTSPGVQLAELLAKFGEMASEMATQKKLIDELVSSGVQPELPRVIQLQSEPFVIPTVQTTDPMQGPPEGTFTYPTIHLPYTYSPNPSFFPTHMQGPQPQVTANIPPETQAFYYPTTEPYLPDHFIQTKPEVGGSSAPIDVKLLKRLDRFDEFMRKSQAAGKIGTVPPPTYPYGMPAWYNPQAVCAYHSGAPGHATFDCKALKHKIQDMVEAGEIVIRKREAQGPNVNRNPLPDHVNTIGVIMDDTEYMEQFKDLAREAEVFGVTDQPFIIELPFEEDNQPFVLDLTPAESEALKPVFIEFPRQEPVLSLQQVPWNYDEPIIQIGENSTTKKEVSVITRSGRTVSPFETTIPIQAKNSEPPIKPTITEKEAVDFLKRLQRSEYNIIEKLSKSPAQITMLDLLFSSDVHRDALIDVLTKAQIPRDISVDNFSNVVGSVLFNKQIVFSDDELPTEGIGHNRALYITVRPWIHKSGAVPSSLHQLLKFVVNDKLITIFAEEDCLVITDSGVKKEGSQSVTMSPHSTSDIVSVSWITTEEQTLSKASVMMAREMIRGGYKFDKGLGRELQGILKPVKIVEKRDTFGLGFQPTAKDIKEMKERKRAEKEGRQRVFDIPPPWVNF, encoded by the exons atgaatattcaaccagaatcatccgataAGACTACAGCGACTACACAGCCGGAAGTCACGAGTCCTGGAGTCCAGTTGGCCGAGTTACTTGCTAAGTTTGGGGAAATGGCCTCTGAAATGGCCacccaaaagaaattaatagaTGAGCTTGTCAGTAGCGGGGTACAGCCGGAGCTTCCGCGCGTAATACAACTGCAATCTGAACCCTTTGTTATTCCTACAGTTCAAACTACTGATCCCATGCAAGGTCCACCCGAAGGGACTTTCACCTACCCCACCATTCATCTGCCATACACTTACtctcctaatccttcattttttcctactcatatgcaaggcccacaacctcaAGTCACggcaaatataccacctgagacaCAAGCTTTTTATTACCCCACCACTGAGCCTTATCTGCcggaccattttattcaaaccaaaccagaGGTGGGAGGATCCTCTGCTCCCATTGATGTGAAGTTATTAAAGCGCCTGGATCGTTTCGATGAATTCATGAGGAAGAGTCAG GCTGCTGGGAAAATTGGTACGGTGCCCCCTCCTACCTACCCATATGGCATGCCCGCGTGGTATAATCCACAagctgtctgtgcttatcattctggggCCCCCGGACATGCCACCTTTGATTGCAAGGcgcttaaacataaaatccaagatATGGTTGAAGCCGGGGAGATTGTAATCCGGAAAAGGGAGGCGCAAGGGCCGAACGTAAATAGGAACCCTTTGCCGGACCATGTTAATACCATTGGGGTCATTATGGATGACACGGAGTATATGGAACAATTCAAAGATTTGGCAAGAGAAGCTGAGGTAtttggggtcacagaccaaccATTCATCATAGAGTTGCCATTCGAAGAAGATAACCAGCCTTTTGTCTTGGATCTCACGCCAGCAGAGAGTGAAGCTTTGAAGCCGGTATTCATCGAATTCCCGAGGCAAGAGCCTGTTTTGAGCCTGCAACAAGTGCCGTGGAATTACGATGAACCTATTATACAGATCGGGGAAAATTCAACTACAAAAAAAGAGGTGTCAGTGATTACCAGATCGGGGAGGACTGTAAGTCCATTTGAAACTACTATTCCGATTCAAGCAAAGAATTCCGAGCCTCCCATTAAGCCAACCatcaccgagaaagaagccGTAGATTTCCTTAAACGACTCCAGAGAAGTGAATACAACATAATCGAAAAGCTAAGCAAGTCACCTGCCCAGATAACCATGTTGGATTTACTTTTCTCTTCAGACGTGCATAGGGATGCATTGATCGACGTATTAACTAAAGCTCAAATTCCGAGGGACATTtctgttgataatttttcaaacgtggTTGGGAGCGTATTATTCAACAAACAAATTGTTTTTTCCGATGATGAATTGCCGACGGAGGGCATCGGACATAATAGGGCGTTGTACATAACAGTGAG gccatggattcacaagtctGGGGCCGTGCCGTCTTCGTTGCATCAATTACTCAAGTTCGTGGTAAATGACAAACTAATCACTATCTTTGCTGAAGAGGACTGCCTGGTGATCACCGATTCTGGAGTTAAAAAGGAGGGTAGTCAAAGTGTTACCATGTCCCCTCACAGCACATCCGATATAgtctccgtaagttggataACCACGGAGGAACAAACTCTCTCAAAGGCCAGTGTAATGATGGCCAGAGAAATGATTCGTGGAGGATACAAATTCGACAAGGGGTTGGGGCGTGAACTGCAAGGGATCCTGAAGCCAGTAAAGATAGTAGAAAAGAGGGATACCTTCGGTTTGGGTTTTCAACCAACCGCCAAGGACATCAAAGAGATGAAAGAGCGCAAAAGAGCAGAGAAAGAGGGCAGGCAAAGGGTTTTTGACATTCCACCACCATG GGTCAATTTCTAA